A single window of Gimesia chilikensis DNA harbors:
- a CDS encoding alkaline phosphatase family protein — protein sequence MNKKVLLIVIDALATRVVQPALEQGWLPNLAKLIDQGVFRSECTSIFPSITPAATCTIATGAYPFEHGISGAYWYDRTKDEVAFFGSDLKAIMNEGMGEYLNDFQIKLNMERLLVPTIFEQIEQHGTLSDAVINYMWYRGTVTHETTTPLLLNLAPGVELAESMQGPHTMFLGDFVSTPLYGSLPSARGGLSYRFGFHDDTTADYLLALSEQKCFSDFTLAYFPNNDFVSHEKGPTFAVDTLQAIDETLGSLIESEGGITRFLEEFAVLITGDHSQSDLDTDSGVDLNEVLRDFQLVTAGKPWSNSQELMVCPNMRSAQIYLQSGIWEHRRDVIQCLLKCPDIDQIIWCDDDHGLNGSKQPGFHVVTSDRGQLVFKPAVKKKRDGVDGYGTPWLWEGNLEAVDAQVDSDGLITFETYPNAFERIATCFSQQTGNIWITARLGKEFCLPDLKCNPSGSHGSLHCLDSTAPLIAAGLPADFELPEHLRLTDITPICLQLLGVESFRKPGASAILEPYPRQD from the coding sequence ATGAATAAAAAAGTTTTACTTATCGTCATCGATGCCCTGGCAACACGTGTTGTCCAGCCCGCACTGGAACAGGGATGGCTTCCGAATCTGGCCAAGTTAATAGATCAGGGAGTATTTCGCTCAGAATGTACTTCCATTTTCCCCTCGATCACACCCGCAGCCACTTGCACGATAGCCACAGGAGCATACCCGTTTGAACACGGAATTTCCGGCGCCTACTGGTATGATCGCACCAAGGATGAAGTTGCTTTCTTTGGTTCCGACCTGAAAGCAATCATGAATGAGGGGATGGGGGAGTATCTCAACGATTTTCAGATCAAACTGAATATGGAGCGACTGCTGGTCCCCACGATCTTTGAGCAGATAGAACAACATGGCACATTGTCCGACGCAGTCATTAATTATATGTGGTATCGAGGTACCGTTACTCACGAAACCACAACACCACTACTGCTAAATCTGGCACCGGGCGTGGAACTGGCCGAGAGTATGCAGGGCCCCCATACAATGTTTTTGGGTGATTTTGTCTCGACTCCCCTCTATGGTTCCCTGCCCTCAGCTCGCGGGGGACTTTCCTATCGATTTGGATTTCACGATGATACCACGGCTGACTACCTGCTTGCTTTGAGCGAGCAGAAGTGTTTCTCGGATTTCACTTTGGCCTATTTCCCCAATAATGATTTTGTCAGTCATGAAAAAGGACCGACTTTCGCAGTCGACACTCTACAGGCGATTGATGAAACTCTGGGCTCCCTGATCGAATCTGAGGGAGGAATCACACGTTTTCTGGAAGAATTTGCGGTCTTAATCACAGGCGATCATTCACAGAGCGATCTGGATACTGACTCAGGAGTTGACCTGAATGAAGTTCTACGGGATTTCCAACTCGTCACAGCAGGAAAACCATGGAGCAACTCGCAAGAATTAATGGTCTGTCCCAACATGCGATCTGCCCAGATCTATTTGCAGTCCGGAATCTGGGAGCATCGACGTGATGTCATTCAATGTCTGTTGAAGTGTCCTGATATCGATCAAATCATCTGGTGTGATGACGACCATGGACTTAATGGAAGTAAACAACCAGGCTTCCATGTCGTCACCAGTGACCGAGGGCAGCTGGTATTCAAGCCTGCGGTTAAGAAGAAACGAGATGGCGTAGACGGCTATGGGACTCCCTGGCTCTGGGAAGGCAATCTGGAAGCTGTTGATGCTCAAGTCGATTCGGACGGTTTGATCACATTCGAAACTTACCCGAATGCCTTTGAGCGAATCGCAACCTGCTTTTCACAGCAGACGGGAAACATATGGATTACTGCCCGACTCGGGAAGGAGTTTTGTCTGCCAGATCTGAAATGTAACCCCTCTGGATCGCATGGATCACTACACTGCCTGGACTCGACGGCTCCGTTGATAGCCGCTGGTTTACCCGCTGACTTTGAATTACCGGAGCATCTTCGTTTAACTGACATTACTCCCATCTGTCTGCAATTACTGGGAGTCGAGTCATTTAGAAAGCCGGGGGCAAGTGCGATCTTAGAACCATACCCCCGGCAAGATTAA
- a CDS encoding phage holin family protein: MIRNSKYNQQPDIKGGFGDLIADMISLSELQLELLAVDSRDALRKSLYPLILLCLGLGLIVGAFPVMLFGLSWWLSEMTGLSLAGSCLAMALLSLAGAGLLFYLARKGLAHSLGHFKRTRDELRSNTQWIKKILSEKQCYHQTPTR; the protein is encoded by the coding sequence ATGATTCGCAACAGTAAGTATAATCAGCAACCAGATATTAAAGGTGGATTCGGAGATCTGATAGCAGATATGATTTCGCTGAGCGAGCTCCAGCTTGAGCTGCTGGCGGTTGATTCTCGCGATGCTCTGCGCAAATCTCTCTATCCTCTAATTCTGCTCTGTCTTGGGTTAGGCCTGATCGTTGGGGCTTTTCCTGTAATGTTGTTTGGCTTGTCCTGGTGGCTCAGTGAAATGACCGGTCTCAGTCTGGCGGGCAGTTGTCTGGCCATGGCTCTATTGTCGCTGGCAGGGGCTGGATTACTGTTCTACCTGGCCCGAAAAGGTCTGGCTCACAGTCTGGGACATTTCAAGCGGACTCGAGACGAACTACGCAGCAATACGCAATGGATCAAGAAAATTCTCTCCGAGAAGCAGTGTTATCATCAGACACCAACCAGGTGA
- a CDS encoding DUF883 family protein, producing MVTREEIRGHWNELRGRIEKHWNQLSPHDLDGVEGETDQLVGKIQQKTGQASTEIRQELDCIVDDMSKSAARATEKLGENFENTVNKTREQFQHASEAARAQYEHLNESMHKGYQHAEQTLRKNPVESVAVAFGTGLIAGVIVSLVWRR from the coding sequence ATGGTTACTCGAGAAGAAATACGTGGTCATTGGAATGAGTTGAGAGGTCGGATTGAAAAACATTGGAATCAGCTCAGCCCTCATGATCTTGATGGAGTCGAAGGTGAGACTGACCAGTTAGTGGGGAAAATTCAGCAGAAAACCGGACAGGCTTCTACTGAAATCCGCCAGGAGCTGGATTGTATCGTGGATGATATGTCCAAATCAGCTGCTCGTGCTACTGAAAAGCTCGGGGAAAATTTTGAGAATACGGTCAACAAAACCAGAGAACAGTTTCAGCATGCCTCTGAAGCGGCTCGTGCACAGTATGAGCACTTGAATGAGTCCATGCACAAAGGGTACCAGCATGCGGAACAGACGCTGCGAAAAAATCCCGTGGAATCGGTTGCAGTGGCTTTTGGAACCGGCCTGATCGCTGGCGTTATTGTGAGTCTGGTGTGGCGTCGTTAA